One window from the genome of Treponema sp. OMZ 838 encodes:
- a CDS encoding Ig-like domain repeat protein, producing the protein MKKMNRAVFLVLIILTALAGITCKPYVGLGGQIDILPPSGEITYPDAGEMPIRGSFVLKGTAKDDEGVTSVSIVFVNIETNDRKGPFYAAVSNPGVPSTSWKADINNEFTGTIDNHPLVKVYPIPDGEYTATVTVTDKGGKTSTFTQNYKIDNTPPVFIVERPSLSAANDAVNPSGDQYGAVMKITGSAADMYELRSVTLKVNDSLSITKKNKETSVDLVMASDPDSDYTNLLNAAGGNDKPLKAVIALQDNARICDDATADNDNRGNESAFYYIKNELEADLDLNKYTAKVISDYFSGKKGKNGGTPHEQAVYDLRHTDEAARNVLLSKRIISNTTKSVFSLNPAKTPGFKLVGISPFIDQPNPPLMQFSSTTALTVELYPNRDGNALVAGTDYKTRGIKVSLCEGQTAENLKNGIYTGEKVLFDAAADNADFSGVELSGNLIKITKLLPADTKPGLYRINVEGTDVKNNSGFVPYGEGNKPSEGYFIIKLEATGAPYIFFRTLKTYQKADFDIFCDVKNLSGGKVDYNFDADPTGTPASSGPSLLTLDSPDVYKRKVSTSGLPEGNHTVHVRAYKSDVLFNTAYVPFIFDKTDPSPAVLTDPVETENHTFSTWSHTFKGTAADKIPTGLQLSQISNIDKVTYRVGTKANSSAPIVYKPNESPATLIDPVSSSDPYKWEAVVSFGQKKDNYLRVSIYDKAGNKTDTDFGPYEVNTDSPQIKFEDIRFSLGTTYSEPSPVTLVKQNAVIGNGVSENNKKASFKVFAHSTFEIESVKVSVGGGEKAGTKTGTATDGYEEWTVNDVPLVEGNPNFKLYVKSKSGTLTEWQTPVIVDFTAPKVKQSSPDLHGIFFKEIQLMGTIIDEVSSGSGMASGADADTVKYKIGNSGFVTEHKPGGVEWSKLTYSGGAWTINISDIARYTAAYGASVPSGGTIHSIPIQIQVSDKAGNLRTSDVFTIKFDPAGGTPFADLTAPKQGDRLGGDILISGSAHVANPASGKTVKEIYLQMGKTRAELESNTAWTLNGTNYGAASGVKIYPASGSPDVYYWNYTLPSEVRADILGSDSSKEVFLRVKAKNVDGVFSEWTQPISFTINTDVAKFSQIQLQKGTESNPYTPNSVWLKGDDFKITGSVSHSAGIQNTIKAESAAQLPQGYEKLDTSNTSGWFTQANIGSDREYNFAIPIKTSHYTQKAGNIQFDISAIDARTDGTPVPVSYMITLKYDNSKPTVAAGVHKVKSDTAVFTGGQFVANLDNTKKDLYRVLVNNQVYKVHSITGTNVVLSDASSLTGSFDYGIVEQPKMIYDDGSDYQITGIASDTGSGVQKVTAKLEVVKGGLTKSVSVDMTADHASNKISTERGNMVSFKGSLKTKDVPNGKGRLTVTAYDGNGNEISETITNVIVKNKPLEIKKIVFKTDLSGDGDYNDPNETFESTDFGSLDANRDFTGTVNAASEFTFKNPIKSQLIVTLKGGYGESVKVSLLNGSNVVKSVSVTPNASGHEYHVDLDLSNVLNIGDAVEKALVLKVEDESIGTVPSDPPAPPTPAPTSPYWCAQADITVGVDVVDDVTPTGFIMPMYYNSDDSRITKPADLPLVSVVYDVETDAGVIKKVKEPAGHIEISGISSINAHPCVSGKVMLRGIAYDNIRLKKLELSGAGISGVSNEFTNGAWSATSPLKIVKKGLSNTGHYVEWEYEWTTGTPALAQTVTLNVTDAASKTNAAGKTEPAEKIGTRNGDRGMTLASDTNHTAVKHQFIRLYEKVNNKEGKKSYLVQVDTVSADGKTVTWKDTSVPTGITSYRLYDKNSNNTAFAVNIVPYITKVTTKLSDLSSNASVYNRTALGKYPVADAEEITIEGFNLSGAEFKLNGTDLTASGTKYKIGSAKSGALVAKVGQIESINNINDDTKPYNQEPNKVNNDLLTDDRFIDVWQFKQAAKPANGFISYPVLKVSPKDGSVGLAYANGVEYFNMAGFGNTAGQTDYKSARRFDQNWAQYVHTDFVFDEYGYTYGMATGVDMNSGDSGGVASYSKFVSRRPGEINNLNNYGSNGGAGKPPRGEQFGIGLRLENIGTTNNPYTADPDRIQSPSITTVAGNATNEETFIYLAYYDAINQHIRYRWGSVSKKTNYWGNPEQPYHKYDGQLIDLKGYGKMQEPPASSFSILAGPPAKKYPGDNGGSTQTGTVNNSGKYVSLAAVKAATAGTTHDVVTAVWYNFKERSLMYSYAGGTETPRKDNVTWSAPVKISSGGEYVRSVADPSGGIHVAFYDSGNLKYAYLPAYNNASWSVVIVDSYSLTGTHVSIDLARAKTGGKWIPYISYYMQGGASAKLAYLVDETAPSASEVTAGIGSGSIKAGALTDERFTGAWEVSIVPATNMIREYRINVGVYKDSFTGVIKEIPTASGTVGTDEWIVGGNGTANPILGYAVAEDGAFETAQKK; encoded by the coding sequence ATGAAAAAGATGAATCGTGCAGTATTTCTTGTACTGATTATATTAACTGCCCTTGCAGGTATTACCTGTAAACCGTATGTAGGTTTGGGCGGTCAGATCGATATTCTTCCGCCGAGCGGTGAGATCACCTATCCTGATGCGGGTGAAATGCCGATACGGGGTTCGTTTGTCTTAAAGGGAACGGCAAAGGATGACGAGGGTGTTACATCTGTTTCCATTGTTTTTGTAAATATCGAAACGAATGACCGAAAAGGTCCGTTTTATGCTGCGGTTTCAAATCCCGGAGTGCCTAGCACATCGTGGAAGGCAGATATAAATAATGAATTTACGGGAACGATAGACAATCATCCTCTCGTAAAAGTGTATCCTATTCCCGATGGTGAATACACGGCAACCGTTACCGTGACCGACAAGGGCGGAAAGACGTCCACATTTACCCAAAACTATAAAATCGACAATACGCCGCCCGTGTTTATCGTTGAAAGACCCTCATTATCGGCAGCGAATGATGCGGTCAATCCTTCGGGAGATCAATATGGTGCCGTGATGAAAATTACGGGTTCGGCAGCCGATATGTACGAACTGCGTTCGGTTACCTTGAAGGTAAATGATAGTCTGTCCATAACAAAAAAGAATAAAGAAACCTCCGTTGATCTTGTTATGGCAAGTGATCCTGATTCGGATTACACAAATTTATTGAATGCTGCAGGAGGAAATGATAAGCCTTTAAAAGCTGTTATAGCTTTACAGGATAATGCCCGAATATGTGATGATGCAACTGCCGATAATGATAATAGGGGAAATGAATCGGCTTTTTATTATATTAAAAACGAACTGGAAGCTGATCTTGATTTAAATAAATATACGGCAAAGGTTATAAGCGATTATTTTTCGGGTAAAAAAGGAAAAAACGGCGGCACCCCGCACGAACAGGCTGTATACGATTTGCGGCATACCGATGAAGCAGCCCGCAATGTTTTATTGAGTAAACGTATAATATCCAATACAACGAAAAGCGTATTTTCGCTAAATCCGGCGAAGACGCCGGGATTTAAGCTTGTCGGTATTTCACCGTTTATTGATCAGCCCAATCCCCCGTTAATGCAGTTTAGTTCAACTACTGCCTTAACTGTTGAATTATATCCGAATAGGGACGGTAATGCTCTTGTTGCAGGTACCGATTATAAAACACGTGGAATCAAAGTTTCCCTTTGCGAAGGACAAACCGCTGAAAATTTAAAAAACGGTATCTATACCGGGGAAAAAGTATTGTTTGATGCAGCAGCGGATAATGCCGATTTTTCAGGTGTCGAACTAAGCGGCAATCTTATAAAAATAACAAAATTGCTGCCTGCCGATACAAAACCGGGTTTATACAGGATTAATGTCGAAGGCACAGACGTAAAAAATAATAGCGGATTTGTACCTTACGGCGAAGGCAATAAGCCTTCAGAAGGATATTTCATTATAAAGCTTGAAGCGACAGGCGCCCCGTATATATTTTTCCGTACGTTGAAGACATATCAAAAAGCCGACTTCGACATCTTCTGTGATGTAAAAAATTTATCCGGCGGTAAAGTAGACTATAACTTTGATGCGGATCCTACAGGTACTCCTGCTTCCTCCGGTCCTTCGCTTTTAACACTAGATTCCCCGGACGTATATAAGAGGAAGGTATCAACGTCCGGACTTCCCGAGGGAAATCATACGGTTCATGTGCGTGCATATAAGAGCGATGTATTATTTAATACTGCATATGTTCCGTTTATTTTTGATAAAACGGATCCGTCGCCGGCTGTTTTAACGGATCCCGTTGAAACCGAAAATCATACATTCAGTACATGGTCGCATACATTTAAGGGAACGGCGGCCGATAAAATACCCACGGGTCTTCAGCTTAGCCAAATTTCGAATATAGATAAAGTAACCTATAGGGTCGGTACCAAGGCAAATTCGTCCGCTCCTATAGTATATAAACCTAACGAAAGTCCTGCTACACTCATTGATCCCGTATCTTCTTCAGATCCGTATAAATGGGAGGCGGTTGTAAGTTTCGGACAAAAAAAAGATAACTATCTGCGTGTAAGTATCTATGATAAGGCCGGTAATAAAACGGATACCGACTTCGGCCCCTATGAGGTAAATACCGATTCTCCGCAGATTAAATTTGAAGATATACGGTTTTCGTTGGGAACAACATATTCCGAGCCTTCTCCCGTTACATTGGTAAAACAAAATGCCGTTATCGGAAACGGAGTAAGTGAAAATAATAAAAAAGCTTCATTTAAAGTTTTTGCACACAGCACCTTTGAAATTGAAAGCGTAAAAGTGTCCGTAGGCGGCGGCGAAAAAGCAGGGACAAAAACAGGTACGGCTACCGATGGATATGAAGAATGGACGGTTAATGATGTACCTCTTGTTGAGGGAAATCCCAATTTTAAACTCTATGTTAAGTCGAAATCGGGTACGCTGACAGAATGGCAGACCCCAGTAATAGTTGATTTTACCGCCCCTAAGGTTAAGCAGTCGTCCCCCGATTTGCACGGTATTTTTTTCAAAGAAATACAACTGATGGGAACTATAATCGATGAAGTTTCTTCCGGATCCGGAATGGCTTCAGGAGCGGATGCCGATACCGTAAAATATAAAATCGGAAATTCCGGCTTTGTAACCGAGCATAAGCCCGGCGGTGTAGAGTGGAGTAAACTGACCTATTCGGGCGGTGCATGGACTATCAATATATCCGATATCGCTCGATATACAGCTGCTTATGGAGCATCCGTCCCTTCGGGAGGTACCATACACAGTATCCCCATACAAATACAAGTTTCTGATAAGGCGGGAAACCTGCGCACATCCGATGTATTTACCATAAAATTTGACCCGGCGGGCGGAACTCCCTTTGCGGATTTGACTGCGCCCAAACAAGGGGATCGCTTGGGCGGCGATATTTTAATAAGCGGCAGTGCCCATGTGGCAAACCCCGCATCCGGTAAAACCGTTAAAGAAATTTATCTGCAGATGGGAAAAACACGGGCGGAGCTTGAATCGAATACCGCGTGGACCTTAAACGGTACGAATTACGGAGCTGCAAGCGGCGTTAAAATCTATCCTGCATCCGGGTCTCCCGATGTATATTATTGGAATTACACTCTGCCGTCTGAAGTTAGAGCCGATATTCTTGGTAGTGACTCTTCAAAAGAGGTGTTTTTACGTGTAAAGGCAAAAAACGTAGACGGTGTGTTCAGTGAGTGGACTCAGCCGATAAGTTTTACGATAAATACCGATGTTGCCAAATTTTCCCAAATACAGCTGCAAAAAGGTACAGAATCTAATCCTTACACTCCGAATTCGGTGTGGCTCAAGGGCGATGATTTTAAAATAACGGGATCGGTATCTCACAGTGCAGGTATACAAAATACAATAAAGGCCGAGTCTGCCGCTCAGCTGCCTCAAGGCTATGAAAAGCTTGATACGTCTAATACGTCAGGCTGGTTTACGCAAGCCAATATCGGCTCCGATCGGGAGTATAATTTTGCAATTCCCATAAAAACCTCGCATTATACTCAAAAGGCGGGGAATATTCAGTTTGATATTTCGGCAATAGATGCCCGTACGGACGGAACGCCGGTACCGGTTTCATACATGATAACGCTCAAATACGATAACAGTAAGCCGACTGTTGCGGCAGGTGTGCATAAAGTAAAAAGCGATACTGCCGTATTTACGGGCGGACAATTTGTCGCAAATCTTGACAACACGAAAAAAGATTTATACCGCGTCTTAGTCAATAATCAGGTATATAAGGTACATTCGATAACGGGTACAAATGTTGTTTTAAGCGATGCTTCATCTTTAACCGGCAGCTTTGATTACGGCATCGTAGAGCAGCCTAAAATGATTTATGATGACGGTTCGGACTATCAGATTACCGGTATTGCTTCCGATACCGGATCGGGCGTACAAAAGGTTACGGCAAAACTTGAAGTTGTAAAAGGCGGTTTGACTAAGAGTGTATCGGTTGATATGACAGCCGATCACGCAAGTAACAAAATAAGCACAGAACGCGGCAATATGGTCAGTTTTAAAGGTTCTCTTAAGACCAAGGATGTTCCCAACGGAAAAGGACGACTGACGGTTACCGCTTATGATGGAAACGGTAATGAAATTTCAGAGACGATAACGAATGTCATTGTAAAAAATAAGCCTCTTGAAATTAAAAAGATCGTTTTTAAGACCGACTTATCCGGTGATGGAGATTATAATGATCCTAATGAAACTTTTGAAAGTACCGATTTCGGAAGTTTAGATGCCAACAGGGATTTTACCGGAACGGTAAATGCAGCATCCGAATTTACGTTTAAAAATCCGATAAAATCCCAATTGATAGTTACACTTAAAGGCGGTTATGGGGAAAGTGTAAAAGTATCTTTACTTAACGGCAGTAATGTTGTTAAATCTGTTTCTGTAACCCCCAATGCTTCCGGTCATGAGTATCATGTAGACCTTGATTTAAGTAATGTTCTCAATATCGGGGATGCTGTCGAAAAAGCACTTGTTCTCAAAGTTGAAGACGAATCGATAGGAACGGTTCCGTCGGATCCGCCGGCTCCTCCTACACCGGCTCCTACCAGTCCGTATTGGTGTGCCCAAGCGGATATAACCGTAGGTGTGGATGTTGTCGACGATGTTACGCCCACCGGTTTTATTATGCCGATGTACTACAACAGCGATGACAGCCGTATAACAAAGCCTGCGGATTTACCCCTTGTCAGTGTTGTCTATGATGTTGAAACCGATGCAGGTGTAATAAAAAAGGTAAAAGAGCCTGCAGGTCATATCGAAATATCGGGAATAAGCTCTATAAATGCACATCCCTGTGTTTCGGGTAAGGTGATGCTTCGCGGTATCGCTTACGATAATATTCGGCTTAAAAAACTTGAATTAAGCGGAGCGGGAATCAGCGGTGTAAGCAATGAGTTTACAAATGGAGCCTGGTCGGCAACTTCTCCTCTTAAAATTGTGAAAAAAGGCTTAAGCAATACCGGTCACTATGTTGAATGGGAATATGAGTGGACAACGGGAACTCCTGCGTTGGCTCAAACGGTAACGCTCAATGTAACCGATGCGGCAAGTAAAACAAACGCAGCAGGGAAAACCGAACCTGCCGAAAAAATCGGTACACGGAACGGCGATCGGGGTATGACTCTTGCTTCCGATACAAACCACACTGCGGTAAAGCATCAGTTTATACGTCTGTATGAGAAGGTAAATAATAAAGAGGGCAAAAAATCATATCTGGTGCAGGTTGATACCGTTTCTGCCGACGGAAAAACGGTTACCTGGAAGGACACAAGTGTTCCTACTGGTATTACAAGCTACCGCCTGTATGATAAGAATTCCAACAATACAGCGTTTGCTGTGAATATCGTGCCGTATATAACAAAGGTTACTACAAAACTCTCGGATCTCAGCAGCAACGCTTCCGTCTATAACAGAACGGCTTTGGGAAAATATCCTGTAGCTGATGCGGAAGAAATAACCATAGAAGGCTTTAATTTAAGCGGTGCAGAATTTAAGCTTAACGGAACCGATCTTACTGCCTCAGGCACCAAGTATAAAATAGGTTCTGCAAAATCGGGTGCCCTTGTTGCAAAAGTCGGACAGATTGAGTCAATCAATAACATAAACGACGATACTAAGCCTTATAATCAGGAACCGAATAAGGTTAATAACGACTTATTAACAGATGACCGCTTTATTGATGTGTGGCAGTTTAAACAGGCGGCAAAACCGGCAAACGGCTTTATAAGTTATCCTGTATTAAAGGTTTCTCCCAAGGACGGAAGTGTAGGGCTTGCCTATGCAAACGGCGTTGAATACTTTAACATGGCAGGCTTTGGTAATACTGCAGGACAAACCGATTACAAGAGTGCACGTCGTTTTGATCAAAACTGGGCGCAATATGTGCATACGGATTTTGTCTTTGACGAATACGGATATACCTATGGTATGGCGACCGGTGTCGATATGAACTCTGGGGATAGTGGAGGCGTTGCCTCTTATTCAAAATTTGTTTCCCGAAGACCCGGAGAAATAAATAATTTAAATAATTATGGCAGCAACGGCGGAGCAGGGAAGCCTCCAAGAGGTGAACAGTTTGGAATCGGTCTTCGCCTTGAAAATATCGGTACTACCAATAATCCCTATACAGCAGACCCCGACCGTATACAGTCGCCCTCGATCACAACGGTTGCAGGCAACGCTACTAACGAAGAGACCTTTATCTATCTGGCATATTACGATGCTATCAATCAGCATATTCGCTATCGCTGGGGTTCGGTTAGTAAAAAGACGAATTACTGGGGCAATCCAGAGCAGCCGTATCATAAATATGATGGGCAGCTGATAGACCTTAAGGGTTACGGTAAGATGCAGGAACCTCCGGCATCGTCATTTAGCATATTGGCAGGGCCTCCTGCAAAAAAATATCCCGGAGATAATGGCGGTTCTACTCAAACAGGAACTGTTAATAACTCCGGTAAATATGTGTCGCTTGCGGCGGTTAAGGCTGCTACAGCCGGTACAACACACGATGTAGTTACGGCTGTATGGTATAATTTTAAGGAGCGTTCTTTAATGTATTCATACGCAGGCGGAACAGAAACTCCTCGGAAGGATAATGTTACATGGTCAGCTCCCGTCAAAATAAGTTCGGGCGGTGAATATGTACGCAGTGTTGCAGACCCCTCAGGCGGTATACACGTAGCATTTTACGACAGCGGTAACTTAAAGTACGCTTATTTGCCGGCATACAATAATGCAAGCTGGTCTGTTGTCATTGTAGACTCCTATTCGCTTACCGGTACGCACGTGTCTATTGATCTTGCACGGGCCAAGACTGGCGGAAAATGGATACCGTACATCAGCTACTATATGCAGGGCGGAGCAAGTGCGAAGCTTGCTTACTTGGTCGATGAAACGGCTCCGTCTGCATCTGAAGTGACTGCGGGAATAGGAAGCGGAAGCATAAAAGCCGGTGCCCTTACCGATGAAAGATTTACCGGTGCATGGGAGGTTTCGATTGTTCCGGCTACGAATATGATACGGGAATACCGCATCAATGTCGGTGTGTATAAAGATAGTTTTACGGGTGTGATAAAAGAGATTCCTACGGCTTCGGGTACTGTAGGTACTGATGAATGGATTGTAGGCGGTAACGGCACTGCAAATCCCATCCTCGGCTATGCCGTTGCCGAAGACGGAGCCTTTGAAACCGCACAGAAGAAGTAG
- a CDS encoding FAD binding domain-containing protein translates to MKNNYIVNTAKNMAELYTLMQNHTDITPLAGTTGLLKDCHTDRFLLPESILFLKNLPELETIAKRERFIDFGGAASLNTILELGEKNVPRILYQAISLAANPGIRSLATIGGNIAQAPMQNSCLIPLIALDTKIEIRTRKETFWMPLIQYCDESSTALRQSPHIILRVRVPFEEWTISYYKRLGPVGHITADTASFVFMARTQKNLLSDVKLLFGSTQLIKSKEFENLLTGKGLPIDRRSVGALMKETEEIFSDTFSAAEISEFQKACFFNLIEESIYLLTN, encoded by the coding sequence ATGAAAAATAATTATATCGTCAATACCGCAAAAAACATGGCCGAGCTGTATACGCTGATGCAGAACCATACCGACATTACTCCGCTTGCCGGCACTACCGGATTGCTCAAAGATTGCCATACCGACCGTTTCCTCTTGCCGGAATCGATTTTATTCCTAAAGAATCTTCCCGAACTTGAAACCATCGCCAAACGGGAACGCTTCATAGACTTCGGCGGTGCCGCAAGCCTCAATACCATTTTAGAGCTGGGAGAAAAGAACGTACCGCGGATTCTCTATCAGGCGATTTCCCTTGCGGCCAATCCCGGTATCCGCTCGCTTGCAACCATCGGCGGAAACATCGCGCAAGCGCCCATGCAAAATTCCTGCCTTATCCCATTAATCGCGCTCGATACCAAAATCGAAATACGGACACGGAAAGAAACATTTTGGATGCCGCTGATTCAGTATTGCGACGAAAGCAGCACTGCACTGCGCCAGAGCCCGCATATTATCCTCCGTGTGCGCGTTCCGTTTGAAGAATGGACTATTTCATATTATAAGCGGCTTGGACCGGTCGGTCATATTACTGCCGATACCGCCTCTTTTGTATTTATGGCTCGCACACAGAAAAACCTGCTTTCCGATGTTAAACTGCTGTTCGGCAGCACTCAGCTGATAAAGAGTAAAGAGTTTGAAAACCTCTTAACCGGAAAGGGACTCCCCATCGACCGGCGCAGTGTCGGCGCATTGATGAAAGAAACCGAAGAGATTTTCAGCGACACCTTTTCCGCCGCGGAAATCTCCGAGTTCCAAAAGGCGTGTTTTTTCAATTTGATTGAAGAGAGTATCTACTTACTAACCAATTAA
- a CDS encoding (2Fe-2S)-binding protein: protein MKIRFHLNNEAVEIEADADERLSDVLRRDFGILSVRKSCMQETYASCTVLLNDHPVPSCMLPVFAAAGQNIITLEAFSATQEYKDIITAFEKEGITLCGFCSAGTLLTAHSIVQKHWNPTDEQIRDAYIGIVCRCTDIVSITAALKQVCKSKRSKRHEK from the coding sequence ATGAAGATACGATTTCATCTCAATAATGAGGCGGTAGAAATAGAAGCTGATGCCGATGAACGGCTGTCAGATGTGCTGAGACGGGATTTCGGCATCTTGAGTGTACGGAAAAGCTGTATGCAGGAGACGTATGCTTCCTGCACAGTGTTATTAAACGATCATCCGGTGCCGTCCTGTATGCTCCCCGTCTTTGCTGCAGCGGGGCAAAACATTATCACACTTGAAGCCTTTAGCGCTACGCAGGAATATAAAGATATTATCACCGCATTTGAAAAAGAAGGCATTACACTGTGCGGTTTTTGCTCTGCGGGTACTCTTTTAACCGCTCACAGTATTGTACAAAAACATTGGAACCCCACCGACGAACAAATACGCGATGCCTATATCGGAATCGTGTGCCGGTGTACCGATATTGTTTCGATCACCGCGGCGTTAAAACAGGTATGCAAATCAAAGAGGAGCAAGCGGCATGAAAAATAA
- a CDS encoding molybdopterin cofactor-binding domain-containing protein has translation MIEQFVSDMSFEGQRYAVIVRAPVSSGIISAVHLPPLPEGYAFYGAAQIPGQKTVEVFEHSIPLFTADEIEYKEQAVGILTGDNEATLEALRKDITIELEPIPEDSFEAGRTHTLFDYPIIAREDRTAGNIDSIFETAPSTVFSSLKIASQYAARSEPFSAVTVFREDGLDVYVPTQWPFHVRTAVAKATGLTEEAVVVHPTQTGETFNELLWFPSLLACQCAVAAVLQRNTVSLNLSAEESRTAAPKTPEMIIEHKSALSDTYSIDAMQISIIVNAGTCCPLIGNILKQMTAAALGPYTVPNYRIEVRASKTADGLIDILEGWGDYYISNALENHINKIIQDYNLSPAEWRIKNMPDDYSAVFSNLFELLTGKSDFICKYAAYNVFNRGKTDKRDGRWRGIGLAAGFQYSGCAANFTYTAELTLDVHNRLSIKAEPAEDDLKKVIRKLAAKKLEIAESDITFAGLTTADMNESGPATAGNTAGIVLPLIEQCLSDLQEQRFRNPLPISISRSTHTPQPDTPQPDVSSAENETGKNSVPFIAKTPAACIIELEMDTVCYKIQIRKVWFACHPGKIYEKKQILNYLRKNIAAALSRTAQEALPSAEIDDTPLPYSEYRMILPNEMPPLSVDIPERGRSMSAFDSSALNILPAAYLAALNQILLRVPARINTLPIRREQLFKALTGKK, from the coding sequence ATGATAGAACAATTTGTTTCGGATATGAGCTTTGAGGGGCAGCGCTATGCGGTGATTGTCCGCGCCCCCGTATCGTCGGGGATCATTTCCGCCGTGCATCTGCCGCCCTTACCGGAAGGGTATGCCTTTTACGGAGCAGCGCAGATTCCCGGACAAAAAACCGTCGAAGTATTTGAACACTCGATCCCGCTTTTTACAGCGGACGAGATAGAATATAAAGAACAAGCAGTCGGAATCCTTACCGGCGATAATGAGGCAACACTTGAAGCGCTGCGGAAAGATATCACAATAGAACTGGAGCCGATACCCGAAGACAGTTTTGAGGCAGGACGAACGCATACGCTGTTTGATTATCCTATTATTGCACGGGAAGATCGAACTGCCGGAAATATCGATTCAATCTTTGAAACAGCCCCTTCGACCGTATTCTCATCGCTTAAAATCGCTTCGCAATATGCCGCCCGTTCGGAGCCGTTTTCCGCCGTTACGGTGTTCCGTGAGGACGGGCTCGACGTCTATGTGCCTACCCAGTGGCCGTTTCATGTCCGTACCGCGGTAGCAAAAGCGACCGGTCTTACGGAAGAAGCGGTTGTCGTGCATCCAACCCAAACCGGCGAAACATTCAATGAACTTTTATGGTTCCCGTCTCTCCTTGCCTGTCAGTGCGCTGTTGCGGCGGTTCTACAGCGGAATACCGTTTCGCTCAATCTATCCGCGGAAGAAAGCCGGACGGCAGCGCCTAAAACGCCGGAGATGATTATCGAACATAAATCGGCGCTATCAGACACTTATTCGATTGACGCAATGCAGATATCGATTATTGTCAATGCCGGTACCTGCTGCCCGCTCATCGGCAATATACTCAAGCAAATGACCGCCGCTGCATTAGGGCCGTACACCGTACCCAACTACCGGATCGAAGTGCGGGCTTCAAAAACAGCGGATGGCCTTATCGATATCCTTGAAGGCTGGGGCGACTACTATATATCAAACGCGCTGGAAAACCACATCAACAAGATTATTCAGGATTACAATCTCTCTCCGGCGGAATGGCGCATAAAAAATATGCCGGACGATTACAGCGCCGTTTTTTCAAACCTCTTCGAACTCTTAACCGGCAAAAGTGATTTTATCTGTAAATATGCCGCGTATAATGTTTTTAACCGAGGCAAAACGGATAAACGGGACGGACGGTGGCGCGGTATCGGCTTGGCAGCGGGCTTTCAATATAGTGGATGTGCCGCAAACTTCACGTATACGGCAGAGCTGACGTTGGATGTCCACAACCGGCTTTCAATTAAGGCGGAACCGGCGGAGGATGATTTAAAGAAAGTCATCAGGAAGCTTGCTGCGAAAAAACTGGAAATCGCCGAATCCGATATTACCTTTGCCGGCCTTACGACTGCCGATATGAATGAGTCCGGGCCTGCGACTGCCGGCAATACTGCGGGTATTGTCCTACCTCTTATTGAGCAATGCCTGAGCGATTTGCAGGAGCAGCGATTCCGCAATCCGCTCCCGATCAGTATTTCGAGAAGCACTCACACCCCGCAGCCCGATACTCCGCAGCCGGACGTTTCCTCGGCAGAAAATGAAACCGGTAAAAACAGTGTTCCGTTTATTGCCAAAACGCCCGCGGCCTGTATTATCGAACTTGAAATGGATACGGTTTGCTATAAAATACAAATCCGGAAAGTGTGGTTCGCTTGTCATCCTGGAAAAATCTACGAAAAAAAGCAGATTCTCAACTATCTGCGTAAAAATATTGCCGCGGCATTATCACGTACTGCTCAGGAAGCGCTCCCTTCAGCCGAAATCGATGATACTCCCCTCCCCTATTCGGAATACCGGATGATACTGCCGAATGAAATGCCGCCCCTTTCCGTGGATATTCCCGAACGGGGACGTTCGATGAGCGCTTTTGATTCATCTGCACTGAATATACTGCCCGCTGCATATCTTGCAGCGTTGAACCAAATACTGCTGCGTGTTCCTGCACGGATAAATACCTTACCGATCCGTAGAGAACAGCTATTCAAAGCTTTGACGGGGAAAAAATAA